One Grus americana isolate bGruAme1 chromosome Z, bGruAme1.mat, whole genome shotgun sequence DNA window includes the following coding sequences:
- the PTGER4 gene encoding prostaglandin E2 receptor EP4 subtype: MSFNPTIMPPANGSANGTAGGAEGGKPPTIPTVMFIFGMVGNLIAIVVLCKSRKEQKETTFYTLVCGLAVTDLLGTCLVSPVTIATYLQNRWPGGPALCEYSSFILLFFGLSGLSIICAMSIERYLAINHAYFYNHYVDKKLAGLTLFAIYASNVLFCALPSMGLGRSTLQYPYTWCFIDWRAKEATHAAYSYMYAGFSSFLIMVTVICNILVCVALIRMHRQFMRRTSLGTDTTSSRLSDFRRRRSFRRMAGAEIQMVILLIATSLVVVICSIPLVVRVFVNQLYQPESVRDVRQNPDLQAIRIASVNPILDPWVYILLRKTVLSKAIEKIKCLFCRIGGARRQHSGSNFNCVDGHRTSSAMSSQSPSFISRELREISSTSQTLLYPPELSESSIGGRVLLPGPSTSLAQSDTTSVRTLRSSETSESSQGQDCESVFLVNEMRSGGGASSASKGSPLQVTFPSETLNLSEKCI, from the exons ATGTCCTTCAACCCCACCATCATGCCACCTGCGAATGGCTCCGCCAACGGGACTGCCGGTGGAGCCGAGGGCGGGAAGCCCCCCACCATCCCCACCGTCATGTTCATCTTCGGCATGGTAGGCAACCTCATAGCCATCGTGGTGCTCTGCAAGTCCaggaaggagcagaaggagACCACTTTCTACACGCTGGTCTGCGGGCTGGCGGTCACTGATCTCTTGGGGACCTGCTTGGTGAGTCCAGTCACTATTGCCACTTACCTGCAGAACCGCTGGCCGGGAGGACCAGCACTGTGTGAGTACAGCTCCTTCATCCTCCTGTTCTTTGGACTGTCTGGCCTCAGCATTATCTGTGCCATGTCCATAGAGAGGTACCTGGCCATCAACCATGCCTATTTCTACAACCATTATGTAGACAAGAAGCTGGCAGGGCTCACACTCTTTGCCATCTATGCCTCCAACGTGCTGTTCTGCGCCCTCCCCAGCATGGGGCTCGGCAGATCTACCTTGCAGTACCCTTACACTTGGTGTTTCATAGACTGGCGAGCAAAGGAGGCCACCCATGCGGCATATTCCTACATGTACGCCGGTTTCAGCTCCTTCCTAATAATGGTCACTGTGATCTGCAACATCCTAGTGTGCGTGGCCCTCATTCGCATGCATCGCCAGTTCATGCGACGCACATCCTTGGGGACAGACACCACCTCCAGCCGTTTATCTGACTTTCGCAGACGCCGGAGCTTCCGTCGGatggctggagcagagatccagATGGTTATTCTGCTCATTGCCACTTCCCTGGTGGTGGTCATCTGCTCCATTCCTCTGGTG GTCCGTGTCTTCGTGAACCAGTTGTACCAGCCAGAATCAGTGAGGGATGTGAGGCAAAACCCTGACCTGCAAGCGATCCGCATTGCCTCGGTGAACCCCATTTTGGACCCATGGGTCTACATCCTCCTCCGCAAGACTGTGCTCAGCAAAGCCATTGAGAAGATCAAGTGCCTCTTCTGCCGCATTGGAGGGGCTCGGAGGCAGCACTCGGGGAGCAATTTCAACTGCGTGGATGGCCACAGGACCTCCTCTGCCATGTCAAGTCAGTCACCCTCCTTCATCTCCCGTGAGCTGAGGGAGATCAGCAGCACCTCACAAACACTGCTCTACCCTCCAGAGTTAAGCGAAAGCAGCATTGGGGGTCGCGTGCTGCTTCCAGGCCCCAGTACCAGCTTGGCTCAGTCCGACACCACGTCAGTAAGGACACTACGTAGCTCGGAGACTTCAGAGTCTTCACAGGGGCAAGACTGCGAGAGCGTTTTCCTGGTGAACGAAATGAGGTCTGGTGGTGGGGCTAGCTCTGCATCCAAGGGCAGCCCCCTCCAGGTCACCTTCCCTTCAGAGACACTGAATTTATCAGAAAAGTGTATATAG